The following nucleotide sequence is from Pseudomonas sessilinigenes.
GTGTCAGATCAATTGACAAGCGAAGTCGGCTTTCCTAGGGTGCGGCCATTGTTTTTCACGGGCATGGCCATGACTGCTGACGATCGTATCAAACTCGAACCGAGCTGGAAGGAGGCACTGCGTGCCGAATTCGAGCAGCCCTACATGAGCGAACTGCGGGAGTTCCTGCGCCAAGAACATGCCGCCGGCAAGCAGATCTATCCGCCGGGTCCGCTGATCTTCAACGCCCTGAATTCGACACCCCTGGACAAGGTCAAGGTGGTGATCCTCGGCCAGGACCCCTACCACGGCCCGGGCCAGGCCCATGGATTGTGCTTTTCGGTGCAGCCGGGCGTGCCCGCGCCACCCTCGCTGGTGAATATCTACAAAGAGCTCAAGCGCGACTTGAACATCGACATCCCCAACCACGGTTACCTGCAGAGCTGGGCCGACCAGGGCGTGTTGATGCTCAACACCACCATGACCGTGGAGCGCGCCAATGCCGCCTCCCATGCGGGCAAGGGCTGGCAATTCTTCACCGACCGGATCATCGAGGTGGTCAGCGCCCACCAGCCGCACCTGGTCTTCCTGCTCTGGGGCTCCCATGCCCAGAGCAAGCAGAAGTTGATCGACGCGACCAAGCACCTGGTGCTGACTTCCGTGCACCCATCGCCCCTGTCCGCTTACCGTGGGTTCCTCGGTTGCGGGCATTTCAGTCGTACCAACAAGTTCCTCGAGCAGAACGGCGAAGCCCCGATCGAGTGGCGCCTGCCACCGCTGTAGGCCAGCCCTGTGGTCGCTGCCCGACCCCGTCTGCGGCAGCGG
It contains:
- the ung gene encoding uracil-DNA glycosylase — translated: MTADDRIKLEPSWKEALRAEFEQPYMSELREFLRQEHAAGKQIYPPGPLIFNALNSTPLDKVKVVILGQDPYHGPGQAHGLCFSVQPGVPAPPSLVNIYKELKRDLNIDIPNHGYLQSWADQGVLMLNTTMTVERANAASHAGKGWQFFTDRIIEVVSAHQPHLVFLLWGSHAQSKQKLIDATKHLVLTSVHPSPLSAYRGFLGCGHFSRTNKFLEQNGEAPIEWRLPPL